One part of the Nocardioides zeae genome encodes these proteins:
- a CDS encoding substrate-binding domain-containing protein produces MSSSKLKRGVVSTAAIVVGVGLLAACGANDAQEGDSDTKVIALLLPESSTTRYEAFDKPLFEAKVQDVCGDECEVVYFNADQDEAKQTQQVDSAISQNADVIVLDPVNGAGAGGMVRTAQESGAEVIAYDRFIEGADYYLSFDNETVGRMQGEALVEATGGTGGILMLNGAPSDPNAAQFKSGAHEAIDASGLEVLAEYDNPDWSPDNARTWTTDQLARFDAGDIAGVYAANDGQAGGVIAALTGAGVDPTALPPITGQDAELAAIQRIVAGEQAMTIYKPIKVEAEKAAEVAVALAKGEDVGETTDYEGVDSFIFDPIVVTADNVNDTVIADGFYSVEDICTADYADACTAAGIGA; encoded by the coding sequence ATGTCCAGCAGCAAGCTCAAGCGCGGCGTCGTCAGCACGGCCGCGATCGTCGTGGGGGTCGGCCTGCTGGCCGCCTGCGGCGCCAACGACGCCCAGGAGGGCGACAGCGACACCAAGGTCATCGCGCTCCTGCTGCCGGAGTCGAGCACCACGCGCTACGAGGCCTTCGACAAGCCGCTCTTCGAGGCCAAGGTGCAGGACGTCTGCGGCGACGAGTGCGAGGTCGTCTACTTCAACGCCGACCAGGACGAGGCGAAGCAGACCCAGCAGGTCGACTCGGCCATCTCCCAGAACGCCGACGTCATCGTGCTCGACCCGGTCAACGGTGCCGGCGCGGGCGGCATGGTCCGCACCGCGCAGGAGTCGGGCGCCGAGGTCATCGCCTACGACCGCTTCATCGAGGGCGCGGACTACTACCTCTCCTTCGACAACGAGACCGTCGGCCGCATGCAGGGTGAGGCGCTCGTCGAGGCCACCGGTGGCACGGGCGGCATCCTCATGCTCAACGGCGCACCCAGTGACCCCAACGCCGCGCAGTTCAAGTCGGGTGCCCACGAGGCGATCGACGCGAGCGGCCTCGAGGTGCTGGCGGAGTACGACAACCCCGACTGGAGCCCCGACAACGCCCGCACCTGGACCACCGACCAGCTGGCGCGCTTCGACGCCGGCGACATCGCGGGCGTGTACGCCGCGAACGACGGCCAGGCCGGCGGTGTCATCGCCGCGCTGACCGGCGCGGGCGTCGACCCGACCGCGCTGCCGCCGATCACGGGCCAGGACGCGGAGCTCGCCGCCATCCAGCGCATCGTCGCCGGTGAGCAGGCCATGACGATCTACAAGCCGATCAAGGTCGAGGCCGAGAAGGCCGCCGAGGTCGCCGTGGCGCTCGCGAAGGGCGAGGACGTCGGCGAGACGACCGACTACGAGGGCGTCGACTCCTTCATCTTCGACCCGATCGTCGTCACGGCGGACAACGTCAACGACACCGTCATCGCCGACGGCTTCTACTCGGTCGAGGACATCTGCACCGCGGACTACGCCGACGCCTGCACCGCCGCCGGCATCGGGGCGTGA
- a CDS encoding ATP-binding cassette domain-containing protein, with the protein MSSAVELSTTTRAAAGSALSLRGVSKRFGAVQALSAIDLDVAKGEVVALVGDNGAGKSTLVKIISGVYQPDGGTITLDGREVVVGGPRQAQKLGIATVFQDLALCDNLDVVANLFLGRERTAGGLLLDEVHMEQEAWRLLRRLSAKIPSVRIPIAALSGGQRQTVAIARSLVGDPGIVILDEPTAALGVAQTAEVLSLVGRLRETGLGVILVSHNMADVLAVADRIEVLRLGRNAARFDAADVTTEQLVAAITGAGERPAHPSDSPAGARP; encoded by the coding sequence GTGAGCTCGGCCGTGGAGCTCAGCACGACGACCCGCGCAGCGGCGGGGTCCGCCCTGTCGCTGCGCGGGGTCAGCAAGCGGTTCGGCGCCGTCCAGGCGCTCTCCGCCATCGACCTCGACGTCGCCAAGGGCGAGGTCGTGGCCCTCGTCGGCGACAACGGCGCCGGCAAGTCGACGCTGGTGAAGATCATCTCCGGCGTCTACCAGCCCGACGGCGGCACGATCACCCTCGACGGCCGCGAGGTCGTCGTGGGTGGTCCCCGCCAGGCGCAGAAGCTCGGCATCGCGACCGTGTTCCAGGACCTGGCGCTGTGCGACAACCTCGACGTCGTCGCCAACCTGTTCCTCGGTCGCGAGCGCACCGCGGGCGGTCTGCTCCTCGACGAGGTCCACATGGAGCAGGAGGCGTGGCGGCTGCTGCGCCGCCTCTCCGCCAAGATCCCGTCGGTCCGCATCCCCATCGCGGCGCTCTCGGGCGGCCAGCGGCAGACCGTCGCCATCGCCCGCAGCCTGGTGGGCGACCCCGGCATCGTCATCCTCGACGAGCCGACCGCCGCGCTCGGCGTCGCCCAGACCGCGGAGGTGCTCTCCCTCGTGGGGCGCCTGCGCGAGACCGGCCTCGGCGTCATCCTCGTCAGCCACAACATGGCCGACGTGCTGGCCGTGGCCGACCGCATCGAGGTGCTCCGCCTCGGCCGCAACGCGGCGCGCTTCGACGCCGCCGACGTGACCACCGAGCAGCTCGTCGCCGCGATCACCGGTGCCGGGGAGCGCCCGGCCCATCCCTCCGACTCGCCCGCAGGAGCCCGCCCATGA
- a CDS encoding sugar ABC transporter permease — MTVAADLADERLVRSRGARGALDVVWNRLRGGDLGSLPVVVGLIVICTVFYSLDPRFLSSFSMVNILTYAAPVGIIALGIVLVLLLGEIDLSVGSVSGMAAAIMAVLVVKEGQPALVGLLAGVAVGAVVGIAYAFLYTVLGIPSFVFSLGGLLGFQGVLLYVLGSDGTINLPDGSGLTEFARFSFVSGAAAYVGVAIVVALYVASRLWTIRQRRAADLSAPSLLGIGLKALALAAGLGWLTWYLGVDRGWSYSFLLFAALVVVVDLALRRTRWGRHVFAVGGNEEAARRSGVKVTRIYVSVFVLTSTLAALGGLLAAGQQTSVSQATGTTDTNLTAIAAAVIGGTSLFGGRGSAYAAMLGIIVLQAIQSGLNIVGVDSSVRFMVTGGVLLLAVAIDSVARRARSASGRG; from the coding sequence ATGACCGTCGCCGCCGACCTCGCCGACGAGCGGCTCGTCCGCAGTCGCGGCGCCCGTGGCGCCCTCGACGTCGTCTGGAACCGCCTGCGGGGCGGCGACCTCGGCAGCCTGCCGGTGGTCGTCGGCCTGATCGTGATCTGCACGGTCTTCTACAGCCTGGACCCGCGCTTCCTGTCGTCGTTCTCGATGGTCAACATCCTGACCTACGCGGCGCCGGTCGGGATCATCGCGCTCGGCATCGTGCTGGTGCTGCTGCTCGGCGAGATCGACCTGTCCGTCGGCTCGGTCTCGGGCATGGCGGCCGCCATCATGGCCGTGCTCGTGGTGAAGGAGGGCCAGCCGGCGCTCGTCGGCCTGCTCGCCGGCGTCGCCGTCGGCGCGGTCGTCGGCATCGCCTACGCGTTCCTCTACACCGTGCTCGGCATCCCGAGCTTCGTGTTCTCCCTCGGCGGCCTGCTCGGCTTCCAGGGCGTGCTGCTCTACGTCCTCGGCTCCGACGGCACCATCAACCTGCCCGACGGCTCGGGGCTCACCGAGTTCGCCCGGTTCAGCTTCGTCAGCGGGGCCGCGGCGTACGTCGGCGTGGCGATCGTCGTCGCCCTCTACGTCGCGTCCCGCCTCTGGACGATCCGCCAGCGGCGCGCGGCCGACCTGTCGGCCCCCTCGCTCCTCGGCATCGGGCTCAAGGCCCTCGCTCTGGCGGCCGGCCTGGGCTGGCTGACGTGGTACCTCGGCGTCGACCGCGGCTGGAGCTACAGCTTCCTGCTCTTCGCGGCGCTCGTGGTCGTCGTGGACCTGGCGCTGCGCCGCACGCGATGGGGACGCCACGTCTTCGCCGTCGGCGGCAACGAGGAGGCGGCCCGCCGCTCGGGCGTGAAGGTCACGCGGATCTACGTGTCCGTCTTCGTGCTGACGTCCACCCTCGCCGCGCTCGGCGGCCTGCTGGCCGCCGGCCAGCAGACCTCGGTCTCGCAGGCCACGGGCACGACCGACACCAACCTGACCGCGATCGCCGCGGCCGTCATCGGCGGCACCAGCCTCTTCGGCGGGCGCGGGTCGGCGTACGCCGCGATGCTCGGCATCATCGTCCTGCAGGCCATCCAGTCGGGCCTCAACATCGTCGGTGTCGACTCCTCCGTCCGCTTCATGGTCACCGGCGGCGTGCTGCTGCTGGCGGTCGCCATCGACTCCGTCGCCCGTCGGGCGCGGTCGGCGAGCGGGCGCGGCTAG
- a CDS encoding cytochrome P450 — protein MSKLFGGLRQAPARVLAGVQTGVRGFVLKQVGGRVDLSKIDRVPASLGWPLEREGVDPPGRLEEMRAEHPVSLLTTFLGIKVWLVTGYDAGHEVLVDRGGAYSTDIRPYVGKAGADGGDIGGLGFTDPPDHTRLRKYLTPEFTRRRLQRLEPLVDAIIERQLDEIEAAARAAEDGVVDLVPLFSFPIPFLVICELLGLSDERRAIFQELGSARFDVSSGGIGAFGAISGSREFLLAETARQRHDPGPGLIGQIVRDHGDEISDYDLGGLADGAFTGGMETSAGMLALGSAVLLEHRETWKQLAAGEADVDAVVEELLRYLSVVQVAFPRFATTDVEVAGQQVRKGDVVLVHLPAVDRDPSFGACPHAFDPGREERSHLAFGHGIHRCVGAELARMELRKAYSALARRFPDLGLVRGTDDLDYFRSSIVYGVERMLVRPLG, from the coding sequence GTGAGCAAACTGTTCGGGGGACTCCGCCAGGCGCCCGCGCGCGTGCTGGCGGGCGTGCAGACCGGGGTGCGCGGGTTCGTGCTGAAGCAGGTGGGCGGCCGCGTCGACCTGTCGAAGATCGACCGCGTGCCCGCCAGCCTCGGCTGGCCGCTGGAGCGGGAGGGCGTCGACCCGCCCGGGCGGCTCGAGGAGATGCGGGCGGAGCACCCGGTGAGCCTGCTGACCACGTTCCTGGGCATCAAGGTGTGGTTGGTGACGGGGTACGACGCGGGCCACGAGGTGCTCGTCGACCGCGGTGGTGCGTACTCCACCGACATCCGGCCCTACGTGGGCAAGGCCGGCGCCGACGGGGGCGACATCGGCGGGCTCGGGTTCACGGACCCGCCGGACCACACGCGGCTGCGGAAGTACCTGACGCCCGAGTTCACCCGCCGCCGGCTGCAGCGGCTCGAGCCGCTCGTCGACGCCATCATCGAGCGCCAGCTCGACGAGATCGAGGCGGCGGCCCGGGCGGCCGAGGACGGCGTCGTGGACCTCGTGCCGCTCTTCAGCTTCCCCATCCCGTTCCTCGTCATCTGCGAGCTCCTCGGCCTGTCCGACGAGCGGCGCGCGATCTTCCAGGAGCTCGGCTCGGCCCGCTTCGACGTCTCCAGCGGCGGCATCGGCGCGTTCGGGGCCATCTCCGGCTCGCGCGAGTTCCTCCTCGCCGAGACGGCCCGCCAGCGGCACGACCCCGGCCCGGGGCTGATCGGTCAGATCGTGCGCGACCACGGCGACGAGATCAGCGACTACGACCTCGGCGGTCTCGCCGACGGTGCGTTCACGGGCGGCATGGAGACGTCGGCCGGGATGCTCGCGCTCGGCAGCGCCGTGCTGCTCGAGCACCGCGAGACCTGGAAGCAGCTCGCCGCCGGCGAGGCCGACGTCGACGCCGTCGTCGAGGAGCTGCTGCGCTACCTCTCCGTCGTGCAGGTCGCCTTCCCGCGGTTCGCGACCACGGACGTCGAGGTCGCGGGCCAGCAGGTGCGCAAGGGCGACGTCGTGCTCGTGCACCTGCCGGCCGTCGACCGCGACCCGTCGTTCGGCGCCTGCCCCCACGCCTTCGACCCCGGGCGGGAGGAGAGGTCGCACCTCGCCTTCGGCCACGGCATCCACCGGTGCGTCGGCGCCGAGCTCGCCCGGATGGAGCTGCGGAAGGCCTACTCGGCCCTCGCCCGCCGTTTCCCCGACCTCGGGCTCGTGCGCGGGACGGACGACCTCGACTACTTCAGGTCGTCGATCGTGTACGGCGTCGAGCGGATGCTCGTCCGACCGCTGGGCTGA
- a CDS encoding ABC transporter substrate-binding protein: MTVPTPRARRRALTGVLAAALALPLAACGAEGGDDGDGDGGSGSSAALLPAAEGTTSYPLTLETWAGDTVLEERPERVAVIGFSSNLDALEALDVTPVYALSDEDWEWRDDDYLAGIETVDTATRSDPINVEGIAASEPDLIIALNFLWEEADFERLSAIAPVLENPELVDGTQIDWREPQRRIGEVLDLAAAADTVVEEAEAAIAAVADAHPEYAGRTLTIATDYPETGMDYYTVAGGTAEQVVANLGFAPHPAADEFTEETHVSDELLGRLDGDVLVVGYFDDATREAREASPLFQAIPAVAEGRYAAVDGEDPAAGGNAIWVMRRGASALSLPWALETIADVWLADVELG, encoded by the coding sequence ATGACCGTCCCCACCCCCCGAGCGCGGAGGCGCGCGCTGACCGGCGTCCTCGCCGCAGCACTCGCCCTCCCCCTGGCCGCCTGCGGCGCGGAGGGCGGGGACGACGGCGACGGCGACGGCGGGAGCGGGTCCTCGGCGGCGCTGCTCCCGGCCGCGGAGGGCACGACGTCCTACCCGCTGACCCTCGAGACCTGGGCCGGCGACACGGTGCTCGAGGAGCGGCCCGAACGGGTCGCCGTCATCGGCTTCTCCTCCAACCTCGACGCGCTCGAGGCCCTCGACGTGACGCCGGTCTACGCGCTCTCCGACGAGGACTGGGAGTGGCGGGACGACGACTACCTGGCCGGGATCGAGACCGTCGACACGGCGACCCGCAGCGACCCCATCAACGTCGAGGGCATCGCCGCGAGCGAGCCCGACCTCATCATCGCGCTCAACTTCCTCTGGGAGGAGGCCGACTTCGAGCGGCTCAGCGCGATCGCACCCGTGCTCGAGAACCCCGAGCTCGTCGACGGGACGCAGATCGACTGGCGGGAGCCCCAGCGCCGGATCGGCGAGGTGCTCGACCTCGCCGCCGCCGCGGACACGGTGGTGGAGGAGGCCGAGGCGGCGATCGCCGCGGTCGCGGACGCCCACCCCGAGTACGCCGGCCGCACCCTCACCATCGCGACCGACTACCCCGAGACGGGGATGGACTACTACACCGTCGCCGGCGGCACGGCCGAGCAGGTCGTGGCCAACCTGGGCTTCGCCCCCCACCCGGCCGCGGACGAGTTCACCGAGGAGACGCACGTGTCCGACGAGCTGCTCGGACGGCTCGACGGCGACGTGCTCGTGGTGGGCTACTTCGACGACGCGACCCGCGAGGCGCGGGAGGCGTCGCCCCTGTTCCAGGCGATCCCGGCGGTCGCCGAGGGCCGGTACGCCGCGGTCGACGGCGAGGACCCGGCCGCCGGCGGCAACGCCATCTGGGTGATGCGCCGCGGGGCCAGCGCCCTCAGCCTCCCGTGGGCGCTCGAGACCATCGCCGACGTGTGGCTGGCGGACGTCGAGCTGGGCTGA
- a CDS encoding bifunctional FO biosynthesis protein CofGH: protein MTADPTAPTPQQVRRALARAERGASLDVAEAAALLGATGEELDRLTAVAARVRDAGLVAAGRPGVVTYSPKVFIPITRLCRDRCHYCTFVETPGQAARAGRAPYLSPDEILDIAREGAALGCLEALFTLGDRPEDRWPEARAWLDEQGYDSTLAYVRAMAVHVLEETGLLPHLNPGVMSWEEMNRLKPVAPSMGMMLETTSTRLFTTKGLAHFGSPDKDPAVRLRTLEDAGRLSIPFTTGLLVGIGEDLTERAETIFALRRIARTYGHVQEVIVQNFRAKPDTAMRHAGDLGLDEYRAAIAVTRVLLGPKARVQAPPNLVDHAEGSAECRALLDAGVDDWGGVSPLTPDHVNPERPWPSLERLRAVTAECGFTLEPRLTVHPEYVVGSLTREEPWLDPRVAGHVAALAQDDGLAVPGIRPVGAPWQEPDPSLEASSFGRVDLHAEVDTSGRTEDRRSDFDTVYGDWSEIDGAARAIGAEPSAPSAPSAPSVNLAAGREALAAAHRDPGNLADEHALTLITAEGDLLRAVTELADDLRRETVGDDVTYVVNRNINFTNVCYVGCRFCAFAQRRTDADAYSLSLDQVADRAAEAWDLGATEVCMQGGIDPQLPGTAYFDIAAAVKARVPQMHVHAYSPMEILNGSTRTGLSFEDFLIKAREAGLDSIPGTAAEILDDEVRWILTKGKLPTATWVDIISTAHRVGIPTTSTMMYGHVDNPRHWVGHLNVLKGVQDLSLAEGRRGFTEFVPLPFVHASAPIYLAGVARPGPSLRDNLAVHALARILLHGRISNIQTSWVKLGIDGTRLMLRAGANDLGGTLMEETISRMAGSEHGSAKTVAELEEIGAGIGRPVVQRRTTY from the coding sequence GTGACTGCTGACCCCACCGCTCCCACCCCCCAGCAGGTACGCCGCGCCCTCGCCCGCGCGGAGCGGGGCGCCAGCCTCGACGTCGCGGAGGCCGCGGCCCTGCTGGGGGCCACGGGTGAGGAGCTCGACCGCCTGACCGCCGTCGCGGCGCGCGTGCGCGACGCCGGGCTCGTCGCGGCGGGGCGCCCGGGCGTGGTCACCTACTCCCCCAAGGTGTTCATCCCGATCACGCGGTTGTGCCGGGACCGGTGCCACTACTGCACCTTCGTCGAGACGCCGGGGCAGGCGGCGCGGGCCGGGCGCGCGCCGTACCTCTCCCCCGACGAGATCCTCGACATCGCCCGCGAGGGCGCGGCGCTGGGGTGCCTGGAGGCGCTGTTCACCCTCGGCGACCGGCCGGAGGACCGCTGGCCGGAGGCGCGGGCGTGGCTCGACGAGCAGGGCTACGACTCGACGCTGGCCTACGTGCGCGCGATGGCCGTGCACGTGCTCGAGGAGACCGGGCTGCTGCCCCACCTCAACCCCGGCGTCATGTCGTGGGAGGAGATGAACCGGCTCAAGCCGGTCGCCCCGTCGATGGGGATGATGCTCGAGACGACCTCGACGCGGCTCTTCACCACCAAGGGCCTGGCCCACTTCGGCTCCCCCGACAAGGACCCGGCGGTGCGCCTGCGCACGCTCGAGGACGCCGGGCGCCTGTCGATCCCGTTCACCACCGGGCTGCTGGTCGGCATCGGCGAGGACCTCACCGAGCGGGCCGAGACGATCTTCGCGCTGCGGCGGATCGCGCGGACCTACGGCCACGTGCAGGAGGTGATCGTGCAGAACTTCCGCGCCAAGCCCGACACCGCCATGCGGCACGCGGGGGACCTCGGCCTCGACGAGTACCGCGCCGCCATCGCCGTCACCCGCGTCCTGCTCGGCCCCAAGGCCCGCGTGCAGGCCCCGCCCAACCTCGTCGACCACGCGGAGGGCTCGGCGGAGTGCCGCGCCCTGCTCGACGCCGGCGTGGACGACTGGGGTGGCGTCTCGCCCCTGACCCCCGACCACGTGAACCCCGAGCGGCCCTGGCCCTCGCTGGAGCGGCTGCGTGCGGTCACCGCCGAGTGCGGCTTCACCCTCGAGCCGCGCCTGACCGTGCACCCCGAGTACGTCGTGGGCTCGCTCACCCGGGAGGAGCCCTGGCTCGACCCCCGCGTCGCGGGCCACGTGGCCGCGCTCGCGCAGGACGACGGGCTGGCGGTCCCCGGGATCCGACCGGTCGGGGCGCCCTGGCAGGAGCCGGACCCCTCCCTCGAGGCCAGCTCCTTCGGGCGGGTGGACCTGCACGCCGAGGTCGACACCTCCGGCCGCACCGAGGACCGGCGCAGCGACTTCGACACGGTGTACGGCGACTGGTCGGAGATCGACGGAGCCGCGCGCGCCATCGGCGCCGAGCCCTCCGCACCCTCCGCGCCGTCCGCGCCCTCGGTCAACCTCGCCGCGGGCCGCGAGGCGCTCGCGGCGGCCCACCGCGATCCCGGGAACCTCGCCGACGAGCACGCGCTGACGCTCATCACCGCCGAGGGCGACCTGCTGCGCGCGGTCACCGAGCTCGCCGACGACCTGCGCCGCGAGACGGTGGGCGACGACGTCACCTACGTGGTGAACCGGAACATCAACTTCACCAACGTCTGCTACGTCGGGTGCCGCTTCTGCGCGTTCGCCCAGCGCCGCACCGACGCCGACGCCTACTCGCTGTCCCTCGACCAGGTCGCCGACCGGGCCGCGGAGGCGTGGGACCTCGGCGCGACCGAGGTGTGCATGCAGGGCGGCATCGACCCGCAGCTGCCGGGCACGGCGTACTTCGACATCGCCGCCGCGGTCAAGGCGCGGGTGCCCCAGATGCACGTGCACGCCTACTCGCCGATGGAGATCCTCAACGGCTCCACCCGCACCGGGCTCTCCTTCGAGGACTTCCTCATCAAGGCCCGCGAGGCCGGTCTCGACTCCATCCCCGGCACCGCCGCGGAGATCCTCGACGACGAGGTCCGCTGGATCCTCACGAAGGGCAAGCTCCCCACGGCCACCTGGGTCGACATCATCTCCACCGCGCACCGCGTCGGGATCCCGACGACCTCCACGATGATGTACGGCCACGTCGACAACCCCCGCCACTGGGTGGGACACCTCAACGTGCTCAAGGGCGTCCAGGACCTCTCCCTGGCCGAGGGACGTCGCGGCTTCACCGAGTTCGTGCCCCTGCCCTTCGTGCACGCCTCGGCGCCGATCTACCTCGCCGGCGTCGCCCGCCCCGGCCCGTCGCTGCGCGACAACCTCGCCGTGCACGCCCTCGCGCGGATCCTGCTCCACGGCCGGATCTCGAACATCCAGACCAGCTGGGTCAAGCTCGGCATCGACGGCACCCGCCTCATGCTGCGCGCCGGCGCCAACGACCTCGGCGGCACCCTCATGGAGGAGACCATCTCCCGCATGGCGGGCTCCGAGCACGGCTCCGCGAAGACCGTGGCCGAGCTCGAGGAGATCGGTGCCGGCATCGGGCGGCCGGTCGTGCAGCGGCGCACGACCTACTGA
- a CDS encoding acyl-CoA dehydrogenase family protein, producing the protein MSLASAAEILETEHEDFRATVRAFLEKEVAPYHEQWEADGIVDREVWRKAGATGLLSFDVPEEFGGLGLDDFRYNMVVVEEISKIGASGLGFPLHNDIIVPYILELGTQEQKERWLPGCVSGDIVTAIAMTEPGAGSDLQGIRTSAVDKGDHYVLNGSKTFISNGIMADIVIVVARTNPDAGHNGISLLVVESGMEGFSRGRNLDKVGMKAQDTAELFFDNVIVPKENLLGEEGSGFISLMNNLPRERVSIAAIAVAACEHILKLSLDYVKEREAFGRPISKFQNTRFTLAEMATEVHIARVFVNDTVMKLNRGEVDTTLASMAKWWTTELQTKLVDRGVQLHGGYGYMMEYPIAKAFVDSRIQTIYGGTTEIQKEIIGRMLGL; encoded by the coding sequence ATGTCCCTTGCCAGTGCCGCCGAGATCCTCGAGACCGAGCACGAGGACTTCCGCGCGACCGTCCGCGCGTTCCTCGAGAAGGAGGTCGCGCCGTACCACGAGCAGTGGGAGGCCGACGGGATCGTCGACCGCGAGGTCTGGCGCAAGGCGGGGGCGACGGGGCTGCTCAGCTTCGACGTGCCGGAGGAGTTCGGGGGCCTCGGGCTCGACGACTTCCGCTACAACATGGTGGTCGTCGAGGAGATCAGCAAGATCGGCGCGAGCGGCCTGGGCTTCCCGCTCCACAACGACATCATCGTCCCCTACATCCTCGAGCTCGGCACGCAGGAGCAGAAGGAGCGCTGGCTGCCCGGCTGCGTCTCCGGCGACATCGTCACCGCCATCGCGATGACCGAGCCCGGGGCGGGATCCGACCTGCAGGGCATCCGCACGAGCGCCGTCGACAAGGGCGACCACTACGTGCTCAACGGCTCCAAGACCTTCATCTCCAACGGGATCATGGCCGACATCGTCATCGTCGTCGCGCGCACCAACCCCGACGCGGGCCACAACGGCATCAGCCTGCTCGTCGTCGAGAGCGGCATGGAGGGCTTCAGCCGCGGCCGCAACCTCGACAAGGTCGGCATGAAGGCGCAGGACACGGCCGAGCTGTTCTTCGACAACGTGATCGTGCCCAAGGAGAACCTGCTCGGCGAGGAGGGCTCCGGCTTCATCTCGCTGATGAACAACCTCCCCCGCGAGCGCGTCTCGATCGCCGCGATCGCCGTCGCCGCGTGCGAGCACATCCTCAAGCTGAGCCTCGACTACGTGAAGGAGCGGGAGGCCTTCGGCCGCCCCATCTCCAAGTTCCAGAACACGCGCTTCACGCTCGCGGAGATGGCGACCGAGGTCCACATCGCCCGCGTCTTCGTCAACGACACGGTGATGAAGCTGAACCGCGGTGAGGTCGACACGACGCTGGCGTCGATGGCGAAGTGGTGGACCACCGAGCTGCAGACCAAGCTCGTGGACCGGGGCGTGCAGCTGCACGGCGGCTACGGCTACATGATGGAGTACCCCATCGCCAAGGCCTTCGTCGACAGCCGCATCCAGACGATCTACGGCGGCACGACGGAGATCCAGAAGGAGATCATCGGGCGGATGCTCGGCCTGTGA
- a CDS encoding MerR family transcriptional regulator — MSPSPEPSDTTDPSALGDTGLLTIDELSAQAGTTVRTTRYYASLGLIPPPERRGRVAYYGDVHLARLEMVRALQDHGFTLQAIERYLTSLSPEATTEELALQRTMLTSWTTQPPERLTRRQLDKRAGRVLSDDQLAVLVELQALELDDDGARYLVHAGLPQALEMFDLDLPLESMVQATAAIDRHMRSLADELTEILRTQVVRPFRAEQHTPEEAVRMERTVSSLRRVTLEAVVVGFQRAANEVIQRSLRRR, encoded by the coding sequence GTGAGCCCGTCCCCCGAGCCGTCCGACACCACCGATCCGTCCGCGCTCGGCGACACCGGCCTCCTCACGATCGACGAGCTGTCGGCACAGGCGGGCACGACGGTGCGCACGACGCGCTACTACGCGAGCCTCGGCCTCATCCCGCCGCCCGAGCGCCGGGGCCGGGTGGCCTACTACGGCGACGTCCACCTCGCCCGCCTCGAGATGGTCCGGGCGCTGCAGGACCACGGCTTCACGCTGCAGGCGATCGAGCGCTACCTGACGTCGCTCTCGCCCGAGGCCACGACCGAGGAGCTCGCCCTGCAGCGGACGATGCTCACCTCCTGGACGACGCAGCCGCCCGAGCGCCTGACCCGCCGGCAGCTCGACAAGCGCGCCGGACGCGTGCTCTCCGACGACCAGCTCGCGGTGCTCGTCGAGCTGCAGGCGCTGGAGCTCGACGACGACGGCGCCCGCTACCTGGTGCACGCCGGCCTGCCCCAGGCGCTCGAGATGTTCGACCTCGACCTGCCGCTCGAGTCGATGGTGCAGGCGACCGCGGCGATCGACCGCCACATGCGGTCGCTCGCCGACGAGCTCACCGAGATCCTGCGCACCCAGGTCGTGCGGCCCTTCCGGGCCGAGCAGCACACGCCGGAGGAGGCGGTCCGCATGGAGCGCACGGTCTCGTCCCTGCGCCGCGTCACCCTCGAGGCGGTCGTCGTCGGCTTCCAGCGGGCGGCCAACGAGGTCATCCAGCGGTCGCTGCGGCGCCGTTAG
- a CDS encoding HAD-IIA family hydrolase, which produces MSERAPVRTWLTDMDGVLVHEEEPIPGAAEFVETLQASGLEFLVLTNNSIYTPRDLRARLLGSGIDIPEDRIWTSALATAQFLADQRPHGTAYVVGEAGLTTALHDVGYVQTDRDPDYVVLGETRTYSFEAITRAIRLVEGGARFIATNPDPSGPSQQGKLPATGAVAALITAATGRAPYFVGKPNALMMRSALDRLEAHSATTVMIGDRMDTDVVSGLEAGLRTILVLTGSTPRAHVGNFPYQPTRIAESIADVVPLVAEGRI; this is translated from the coding sequence ATGAGCGAACGAGCGCCGGTGCGCACCTGGCTGACCGACATGGACGGCGTGCTGGTCCACGAGGAGGAGCCGATCCCCGGCGCCGCCGAGTTCGTGGAGACGTTGCAGGCGTCCGGCCTCGAGTTCCTCGTGCTGACCAACAACTCGATCTACACGCCCCGCGACCTCCGCGCCCGCCTCCTGGGCAGCGGGATCGACATCCCCGAGGACCGCATCTGGACCTCCGCGCTCGCCACCGCCCAGTTCCTCGCCGACCAGCGGCCGCACGGCACCGCGTACGTCGTGGGGGAGGCCGGGCTGACCACCGCGCTCCACGACGTGGGCTACGTGCAGACCGACCGCGACCCGGACTACGTCGTGCTGGGCGAGACCAGGACGTACTCGTTCGAGGCCATCACCCGTGCCATCCGCCTCGTCGAGGGCGGGGCGCGGTTCATCGCGACCAACCCCGACCCGAGCGGCCCGAGCCAGCAGGGCAAGCTCCCGGCCACCGGTGCCGTCGCGGCCCTCATCACGGCGGCGACGGGACGCGCGCCGTACTTCGTGGGGAAGCCGAACGCGCTCATGATGCGCAGCGCGCTCGACCGGCTCGAGGCGCACTCGGCGACGACGGTGATGATCGGCGACCGGATGGACACCGATGTCGTGTCGGGGCTCGAGGCGGGCCTGCGGACGATCCTCGTGCTGACCGGCTCGACGCCGCGGGCGCACGTGGGGAACTTCCCCTACCAGCCGACGCGCATCGCGGAGTCGATCGCCGACGTCGTGCCGCTGGTGGCGGAGGGGCGGATCTAG